In Melanotaenia boesemani isolate fMelBoe1 chromosome 18, fMelBoe1.pri, whole genome shotgun sequence, the following proteins share a genomic window:
- the LOC121629270 gene encoding uncharacterized protein LOC121629270, with translation MANFRSKMRKRKVPCPELNINTLGGKSHDDRNPAENCKKPKRAEVNYLPPHPSGETNDSLEILRQELLNDVKMKSNTKVIQKKMARTFSYRRLEVVSGSPTANDLKDRWPALFYEAEIKEEFCRITTISLEQTFMLKLDQYTPKIIGLIEAKGGVIGAKLRPFLHKLSQNQSIEMKRETVIRGLIVYLGEKPEELIEDCLENCRSYDLRHILKILVVHGTDGEDPVEVSIFLEGQEILSECGCTAKACALLMGLIYALNLAYPTALRYTFEVFQKIFLELDGIKLSSKVNALKTKLPS, from the exons ATGGCCAATTTCAGATCCAAAATGAGAAAACGCAAAGTACCATGTCCTGAGCTTAACATCAACACATTGGGAGGAAAATCGCATGACGacagaaaccctgcagagaacTGCAAGAAGCCAAAGAGAGCAGAGGTGAACTACCTCCCTCCACATCCAAGTGGAGAAACCAATGACAGTCTGGAGATCCTCAGACAGGAACTTCTTAATGATGTTAAGATGAAAAGCAATACAAAAGTGATACAAAAAAAGATGGCCAGAACATTCTCCTATCGAAGACTCGAAGTTGTGAGTGGTAGTCCAACTGCAAATGATTTGAAAGACAGATGGCCTGCTTTGTTTTATGAAGCTGAG atcaaAGAGGAGTTCTGCAGAATCACCACAATTTCCCTGGAGCAGACCTTCATGTTGAAACTGGACCAGTACACTCCAAAAATCATTGGCCTTATAGAAGCAAAGGGAGGAGTCATTGGGGCCAAACTTAGGCCATTTCTGCACAAGCTTAGTCAG AACCAGAGCATTGAAATGAAGCGTGAAACAGTCATCCGTGGGCTTATAGTGTACCTTGGAGAGAAACCGGAGGAACTTATTGAGGATTGCCTG GAGAACTGCCGCAGTTATGACTTACGTCACATTCTCAAGATACTGGTTGTCCATGGTACTGATGGAGAGGATCCAGTTGAAGTTTCAATTTTTCTTGAAGGCCAGGAGATTCTGTCAGAATGTGGCTGTACTGCTAAGGCATGCGCACTCCTTATGGGGTTGATATATGCTCTCAACCTTGCTTATCCCACAGCACTACGTTACACTTTTGAGGTGTTTCAGAAAATTTTCTTGGAACTCGATGGCATCAAGTTATCCTCAAAAGTAAACGCGTTAAAGACAAAGCTGCCGTCTTAA